The nucleotide window CGACCGCGATACCGCAGCCCGAAGCTCCTGCCACGACCGCGATACCGCAGCCCGAAGCTCCTGCCGTGACCGCCATACCGCAGCCCGCGGTGGCTCAGATGACCCCGGCCGAGCCGCTGATCGATGCTGAACCGCTGCCGGCCGAGTTCCTGCCCAACGAAGCGCTATCGGGTGAACCGCTCGCCGCGCAACCTGCGGCACACGCGGCACCGATCGCCCAGAATCCGAACTGGGTAGAGGAGAATCCCAACCTGCTGACGGATCTTCCGAATACCGATTTCAACGCGCCGTCAGCCCTTCCACACGCTCATGCGGGTGCGACACCGGCGATACAGCCCCTGGTCGAGGACCCGAATGCGGTTCCCTCGCTTTCCGGTCTCCCGACGCCGGACTCCGAGGAGTTTTCCTTCGAAGATCTCGAGTTTGGAGATGCACCTACGACCAATACCGACACCGGGGTCTTCGGGGCAGCTTCCGAGTCTCCGGCCCCAGCCGTCGACTACAGCGAGACCACTTTCCTCGATCCACAGACTTCGCTCTCACCGCTGCCCCCAGTCGCCCCAATGCAGGAGGCTCCGGCCTGGCAGCCCGATCCGCTGGCCGACACGATTCCCGAAGATCCCTTTGCAAACACAAACGATGACAGCGGCAGTTCGGATTTACCGTTACTCCACCGCTCGGCGGCTTTCGCGCCGGCCAGACCCGAAGACGACACGGCAGTCGAGGGAGCCCGGGCCGGACAGCCCATCGCCGAAGCCGTTCCCTGGCCCGACCCGGAACCCGCGCCATCGACGGCACCCGCGGACTTTGCTCCGGTTCAGATGAGCACGGACGCGGCGCTACTCGAGGCCGAGCCCATGTTCTCGCCAATTGCCGACACCGACACCGTCCCAGTTCCAGCCCTGCCAACCCCCGTGGAACCGCTTCACGCCGAGCCTCTCGCAGAAGAACCGCTCGAAACGGAACCTTGGGAAACAGAACCGTTGGAAGCCGAACCACTCGACGCGATGCCGCTCGATACGCAACCGCTCGAAGGTGGCCCGCTCATGATCGAGCCCGAACTCGAATTCGACACCGAGCAGGATATCGCTGCAGGCCAGAGGTCCCCGGAGGGGAGCTTTGAAGCGGCCGCGGCGCGCCTGGAAGCGGATACCGCGCTGCCGTCCACCGAGGATCTTTTCGCCCCGGAGCCCGCACCCGAGGGCAATCTGAACCCGCTACCTCAGGGCATTCATCTCGATCCCGCCGACGTTCGCAACGCGATCGAGAAGGTCGCGTGGGAAGCCTTCGGCGCGGTACAGGAGCAGCTGATGCGAGAGGTTACGGCTCGCACCGAGGCCGCGATCTGGGAGATTGTCCCTCAACTGGCCGAGCGCCTGGTCCGCGAGGAGATCGCCAGACTGAAGGCCGACGTCGACGAGTAGCGCCTGAGAGGCGTCGTGTCTGTATAATTCCGTCTCGACCGCACGGAGCGGTCGGAGGCGCGGAAACCGTGGAACACGTCGAGCAGGGACAGCATCCTCCCCGATCCAACTGGATCTGGCTGGTCGATGCCGCGCTCGCCGAAGACATCGGTCCCGGTGACGCGACTTCCCTGGCCGTGTTGCCCGAGGGATTGTCGGGCAGCGCCCGCATCGAGGCGCGCGTCCCCTTGATCGTGTGTGGTCTCGAGGTCGTACGTGAGATCTTCGAGCGCTTCGATCTGCACTTCGAAGCACGAGTCCGCGATGGTGATCCCGTCGGTAGCGATACGATCCTCGCTCGGATAGGCGGTCGAGCACTCGACATCTTGCAAACCGAACGAACCGCGCTGAATTTTCTGCAACGCCTCTCGGGCATCGCCACACTCACCCACACTTATTGCGAAGCCGTGCAGGGCACCCGAGCCGAGATCGTCGATACCCGGAAGACCCTGCCGGGATGGCGTGCGCTGGAAAAATACGCCGTCCGATGTGGTGGCGGCCGCAATCATCGGCACGCTCTGTACGACGGCATCCTGATCAAGGACAACCACATCGCAGCCGTCGGCGGTGTGCGCGCCGCGGTAGAGCGCGCACTCGAGCGCGCTTCGCGCCAACTGCGCATCCGGATCGAGGTCGAGTCCTTGGCACAGGCGCGCGAAGCCATGGAGGCCGGAGCCGATGCGCTACTGGTCGACAACCAACCGCCGGAGATCACCCGAGAGATCGTCGAACTCGCCGATGGGAAGCTACTGATCGAAGCCAGTGGCGGTGTGAATCTTGAAACCGTGGGCGCCATCGCCAAGACCGGAGTCGATGAGATTTCGGTCGGCGCGCTCACCCACTCCGCGACCGCTGCGGACATTGCGCTGGAATGGAACGAAGCCTCTTCGAGCTGAGCCCGACGACGCGCTGGCTCGGCGCGCGACTCGACATCCACGCCGAATTGGATTCTACGAACCTGCGGGCAGAAGAACTGGCCCGGCTGGGAGCGCCTGAAGGCACACTGGTGATCGCAGATCGCCAGTCCGCTGGTCGCGGTCGGCTCGGACGCAGCTTCTTCTCGCCCGGCGGGCGCAGTCTCTACCAGTCCCTGGTCCTGCGACCCCGAATCGCACTCGAACACACGCACTTCTTCGTGTTCGCCGCATCACTCGCAGTCGCCCGGCTTGCCGAAAGACACCTGCCCGAAAGCGTCTGCGTCGAGATCAAATGGCCCAATGATGTGCTGCTGGATGGACGCAAGACATGCGGGATCAACCTGCCGGTGCAACTCGACGGTAGCGAGGTCCAGAGCGCCATTCTCGGAATCGGTTTGAACGTGAACCTGGAAAGCACGGACTTGCCGGCAGAACTCACGCCAATTGCGACCAGTTTGCGCATGGCGGGCGGCCGTATTCTCGATCGGGTCGGGCTCGCAGAGGAGCTTCTGGCCGATCTGGAGGTTCAGCTCGGCGAGGTCTACAAAGGCCGGTTCGGGTTCTTGTTGGATGAGTGGCGGAAATACTTCAGAATGCATGGGGACAGGGTTCGGATCGGCGGACCAGGGGTACCCAGGGAGTACGAAGGCGTGGTCGAGGGAATCGATCGCGAAGGAGCACTTCTGCTGAGCATCGCTGGAACTCACGAGCGAGTCCTCGCCGGCGACGTGACCTTGCTTCGGCGTGACCTCAGTCGTGATCTTGACTGACAAGGGAGGCGGAGTGGTCGGGTGTTACTGACCATCGACATCGGCAATACGCATGTAGCACTCGGCCTGTTCGAGGGCTCGGCACTATTGCATCATTGGCGCCTGGGAACGCATCGCCAGGATACCTCGGACGAGTGCGCGGCCACTCTGCGCTCGTTATTCGATATCGCCCGCGTCAGTACTTCGGACGTGCACCATGCGATCATCTCCTGCGTCGTCCCCGCTTTGCTCCCCATCTTCGAACGCACATGCCAGAAGCTCCTGGAGATCCGGCCACTCGTAGTGGGACCCGGCATCCGCTCGGGCATGCCTATTCGCGTCGACAACCCGCGGGAAGTCGGAGCCGATCGCATCGTCGGCGCCGTAGCGGCTCTGGAACTTCTGGGCGGACCGACGATCGTGATCGATTTCGGCACCGCGACCAGCTTCGATTGCGTGTCGGCCGACGGCGAGTTTGTGGGCGGGGCCATCTTCCCGGGTGTCCTGGTTTCCCTGGACGCACTCGTCGGTCGCGCATCCAGACTCTCGAGCGTGGAAATCGAGCGCCCACCTTCGGTGGTCGGACGCAATACCACCCATTCACTGCAATCGGGCATGTTATTCGGCTACGCCGGAATGGTCGATTCCATGGTACACAGGCTTCGCAAAGAGATCGGCGATTCCGCGCGCGTGCTGGCGACCGGCGGACTGGCAGGACTGATCTCGTCCGAAGCGGACACGATCGAAAGAGTGGAGCCCTTCTTGACACAGGAGGGGCTCAGATTGATTCACGACCGCAACTGCGAATCAACTCACTAGCCTGGGCTAGGAGCGGACGACGCCACATATAGGAGGAATCATGGGCAATGCCGAACTGAGCAGGAACTACGCGCTGATCGGACACGGTGGCGATGGCAAGACCACTCTGGCGGACGGACTCCTGATGGCCGCCGGCGTGACGAGCCGTCTGGGCAGCGTCGAAGAAGGCTCCTCCTATATGAACTGGTTGCCCGAAGAGAGAACCCGCAGAACGAGCATCTCGGCTTCGATCTGCTCCTACATCTTTGACGGCGACGCATTCACCGTGATCGACGCCCCTGGCGATTCGAATTTCGCCGGCGAACTCGAAGGCGCACTCAACGCGGTCGATTGCGCGCTTCTGGTGCTATCGGGCCGTGACGGAGTGAAAGTCGGAACGGAAAGGGCCTTCCAGCAGGCCCGCGAACGCGGCGTTGCGGTGGCCGCAGTTGCGAACAAACTCGACCTGGAGCGGGCAGATCTCTCCACTGCGGCCGCCCAGCTCGAGGAACTGCTCGGCGTGCGCGCCGTGAAGCTCCACCTCCCGATCGGCGCCGGTGAGAGTTTCACCGGCTTCGTCGACCTGCTCTCGGGCAAGGCTCATACCTATCCGGATGATGCCTCCGGAACCGTTACGATTGGCGATCCTCCGGACGACCTCGATGTGGAAAGCGCACGCCTCGAGATGATCGAGGCGATCGCGGAGGCCGATGATGCGATCATGGAAAAATACCTCGAAGACGGGCAAATCTCCAACGACGAACTCCTCGAGACGCTGACCAAGGGCTTGAACGAAGGCACGCTCATGCCTGTGTTCTGCGCATCGGCGGTCAAAAACATCGGTCCTGCATCCATTCTCGGAACGATCGACCGCATCTTTCCCAGTTCCAAACAGCTCCCACCGCGCAAGGGCATGCGGGGCGAAGAAGAAGTCGAACTCACCCCCGACGGTCCCGTGGCCGCCTATGTCTTCAAGTCCGTCGCCGATCGTTATGCAGGCATGCTCTCGGTCATGCGCGTGGTTTCGGGTCGGATCAGCAAGGATATGACGCTGCTCAATCCCCGCACTGGCACCAAGGAGCGCATCTCGAAACTGCTGAAGATCAACGGCGAAGAAACC belongs to bacterium and includes:
- the nadC gene encoding carboxylating nicotinate-nucleotide diphosphorylase, which produces MWLVDAALAEDIGPGDATSLAVLPEGLSGSARIEARVPLIVCGLEVVREIFERFDLHFEARVRDGDPVGSDTILARIGGRALDILQTERTALNFLQRLSGIATLTHTYCEAVQGTRAEIVDTRKTLPGWRALEKYAVRCGGGRNHRHALYDGILIKDNHIAAVGGVRAAVERALERASRQLRIRIEVESLAQAREAMEAGADALLVDNQPPEITREIVELADGKLLIEASGGVNLETVGAIAKTGVDEISVGALTHSATAADIALEWNEASSS
- a CDS encoding biotin--[acetyl-CoA-carboxylase] ligase, translated to MERSLFELSPTTRWLGARLDIHAELDSTNLRAEELARLGAPEGTLVIADRQSAGRGRLGRSFFSPGGRSLYQSLVLRPRIALEHTHFFVFAASLAVARLAERHLPESVCVEIKWPNDVLLDGRKTCGINLPVQLDGSEVQSAILGIGLNVNLESTDLPAELTPIATSLRMAGGRILDRVGLAEELLADLEVQLGEVYKGRFGFLLDEWRKYFRMHGDRVRIGGPGVPREYEGVVEGIDREGALLLSIAGTHERVLAGDVTLLRRDLSRDLD
- a CDS encoding type III pantothenate kinase, giving the protein MLLTIDIGNTHVALGLFEGSALLHHWRLGTHRQDTSDECAATLRSLFDIARVSTSDVHHAIISCVVPALLPIFERTCQKLLEIRPLVVGPGIRSGMPIRVDNPREVGADRIVGAVAALELLGGPTIVIDFGTATSFDCVSADGEFVGGAIFPGVLVSLDALVGRASRLSSVEIERPPSVVGRNTTHSLQSGMLFGYAGMVDSMVHRLRKEIGDSARVLATGGLAGLISSEADTIERVEPFLTQEGLRLIHDRNCESTH
- a CDS encoding elongation factor G; protein product: MGNAELSRNYALIGHGGDGKTTLADGLLMAAGVTSRLGSVEEGSSYMNWLPEERTRRTSISASICSYIFDGDAFTVIDAPGDSNFAGELEGALNAVDCALLVLSGRDGVKVGTERAFQQARERGVAVAAVANKLDLERADLSTAAAQLEELLGVRAVKLHLPIGAGESFTGFVDLLSGKAHTYPDDASGTVTIGDPPDDLDVESARLEMIEAIAEADDAIMEKYLEDGQISNDELLETLTKGLNEGTLMPVFCASAVKNIGPASILGTIDRIFPSSKQLPPRKGMRGEEEVELTPDGPVAAYVFKSVADRYAGMLSVMRVVSGRISKDMTLLNPRTGTKERISKLLKINGEETHDTTEAGPGEIVAIPKLKDTHSGDTLCDDKNPVTIIGSDAPHGVISFSVEATNKGDEDKVFESLNRLVEEDRSLTLGRDERTGEFLLTGLGQLHIEVAIDKLKRMFGVDVTLKPPKVPYLETIHGHAEHVEGKLKKQSGGRGQFGVCFLSIEPGARGSGVTFADEIVGGSIPRQFIPAVEKGVRETCERGVVAGYKLTDIVVRCIDGKHHPVDSSEMAFKTAGSVGLKAAVAQSKPVLLEPIMSMEVSVPDESVGDVMGNLNSRRGRVEGVESRGAGSVVKAHVPMSEVLSYASDLTSMTGGQGSFHMEFDHYDEVPSSIQQKIITEAAKEEED